The Skermanella pratensis genome has a window encoding:
- a CDS encoding LVIVD repeat-containing protein translates to MTDMPLAKNLRLVGHLDLPGGGQVTVSGGHAFVGHMKPPFGTTIVDVRDPANPRIASAIELPNEDSHTHKVRVVGDLMITNVEQNDRHALRRGARLAEATSDLAARLGRPPSDAEVAAALKIPEDLLPRLRHVLEHGYRDGGFKVYDIADRSRPREIAYLRTHGVGVHRFDMDDRYAYISTEMEGYVGNILVVYDIADPARPAEVSRWWMPGQHVAGGETPHWTGQRNRLHHALRFGDELWASVWYAGLRVIDASDITDLRTIGSYDYHPPFPEPTHTVAPLPVRWQGRQVAAAVDEEHDHTHGQLHGGLWFFDVEDRADIRPIGMFHLSELDSPFARAGARFGAHQFQERVTGDRLYCTWFSGGLRMLDIADPTAPREIGWFIPEPPKGQPCAQSNDVFVDDRELVYVIDRNRGLDILEPLI, encoded by the coding sequence ATGACCGACATGCCCCTTGCGAAGAACCTCCGCCTGGTCGGCCACCTCGACCTGCCCGGCGGAGGACAGGTGACGGTGTCCGGCGGCCATGCCTTCGTCGGCCATATGAAGCCGCCCTTCGGAACCACCATCGTCGATGTGCGGGACCCGGCCAATCCCCGGATCGCCTCGGCCATCGAGCTGCCGAACGAGGATTCCCACACCCACAAGGTCCGGGTCGTCGGCGACCTGATGATCACCAACGTCGAGCAGAACGACCGCCACGCCCTGCGGCGCGGAGCCAGGCTGGCGGAGGCGACGTCCGACCTGGCCGCCCGGCTCGGCCGCCCGCCGTCCGATGCCGAGGTGGCCGCCGCCCTGAAGATCCCCGAAGACCTGCTGCCCCGCCTGCGCCACGTGCTGGAGCACGGCTACCGGGACGGCGGCTTCAAGGTGTACGACATCGCCGACCGGTCCCGCCCGCGGGAGATCGCCTATCTCCGCACCCACGGCGTCGGCGTCCACCGCTTCGACATGGACGACCGCTACGCCTACATCTCGACCGAGATGGAAGGCTATGTCGGCAACATCCTGGTCGTCTACGACATCGCCGACCCGGCCCGGCCGGCCGAGGTCTCGCGCTGGTGGATGCCCGGCCAGCATGTCGCCGGCGGGGAGACGCCGCACTGGACCGGCCAGCGCAACCGCCTGCACCACGCGCTCCGCTTCGGCGACGAACTGTGGGCGTCGGTCTGGTATGCCGGCCTGCGGGTGATCGACGCTTCCGACATCACCGACCTTCGCACGATCGGATCCTACGATTACCACCCGCCTTTCCCGGAACCGACCCACACCGTGGCACCGCTCCCGGTGCGGTGGCAGGGCCGCCAGGTCGCCGCCGCGGTGGACGAGGAGCACGACCACACCCACGGCCAGCTTCATGGCGGACTGTGGTTCTTCGACGTGGAGGACCGGGCCGACATCCGGCCGATCGGCATGTTCCACCTGAGCGAGCTGGATTCGCCCTTCGCCCGCGCCGGTGCCCGCTTCGGCGCGCACCAGTTCCAGGAGCGGGTGACCGGCGACCGCCTCTACTGCACCTGGTTCTCCGGCGGTCTGCGCATGCTGGACATCGCCGACCCCACGGCTCCCCGGGAGATCGGTTGGTTCATCCCGGAGCCTCCGAAGGGCCAGCCCTGCGCCCAGAGCAACGACGTCTTCGTCGATGACCGGGAACTGGTCTATGTGATCGACCGGAACCGCGGGCTGGATATCCTGGAGCCGCTGATCTGA